In Vicia villosa cultivar HV-30 ecotype Madison, WI linkage group LG7, Vvil1.0, whole genome shotgun sequence, the DNA window CAACGCTTccatggacatagtaattaggtgcTGAATCAAGTAAATTTTGTGCGATCTGCACTTTCTCTGTGGGTGTTTTGCGTGTGTTTCCATAATTAATAGAGGTATTAATGTCATGAGTCATGACTTAAAACACATACATTTGAGATCCTATCACTCTACGGGAAATAAATTTAATAGTTTGGAAGAATACCATTAAAGAACTCTTCGTGGAACAATGTCTTAATCAAGTTATAGAGGTGGAAAACCCAACTACCATGAACAAAATTTATTTGAGTAGAATCTAATAGAAGATGATGCACAAGATTCATTTAGCTCTACCTCCCTTGATCAAATAGAATGTGTTGAAGGATATAATACCAAAGGAACTATGAGAGAAGCTCAAGGGCATTTTATCTTTAAAGATTGAGTTATGCCAAATGTAAATGGAGGTGAATGGAAATCTCTGTGACTACATAAATACAATCAATGAGACAGAGTAGACCAACTACTGAATATAGATAGTAAAATCTTCGATGATGAAGAACACGCGCTAATTGTTGCGGGCTAACAATCAAGATCTTACAAACCTCTAGTTTAGCCATTGATTGTAGGGAGAACAATATTAAAGGTGAATGAGGTGTGGCAATTTTACGAGCAGATTAGAGAATGATTGTAAATGATAATATTAACCATAAAGATCATATATTAACCGTGGAGGAGTTTGTGATGGAGTAGTCAGTGAAAGAGTCAAGGTGGGTTAAGAAGCAGTGGGGTACACGAGTTTTTGAGGTGGTACACATCATGGAGTGTGTTTCGAATTTTGTATTGCACTTGTTGTAAACTTATTTGAGATGGTGAATATTTTGTTAGAGCATTTGCAAGGATGTGGGTAAGAAGTGTTGATCCACATAAATTCTTGTGCTCTATCACTTTCTTGTAGTGTGTTTTGCGCGGGCTCCCTTCCTTGGCGTGTGCGATTTTTCCTATATTTTCTTTACTCATAATGCATGAAAGAAGGGTTTTCCCCTTTTGAGTTTCAATCAAGTGTATTTCTATTTTGTCGATTTTCACTTATCACTTTTGTGATAATAATCAATCAAAAGAGCAGGTAAACTTCTTGATGAAAAATGCTCCTGGTTTGTGTTTCTCATTGATTAGATAATTAGTCCATGTATAATGTATTTGTTATTTGTCTAAACTAAATCCATAAAACAGGACCTAATTTTGTTAAGTTGCTGCTTACAACTTGGTATTTAAGTTATTAGGTTGACAGGCTCACTGATAATGATAATCTCATTTGCTAATCattattttccaaaattacaatcTTTTCCATTACGAacagaaaaattataaaagaaagagGAAATTGCATCCTTTAGAGTAAGGAGCACTGTGTCCCAGTTTTCTGATCTATTGTTCTTTGGGCTTGTGATCAAAACAGAATATGGATAACATAAAAGTTGCCAGTGGATCACCTCTGCCAGGTGTGAAGgtgattattatattttatgttcAGTGTTTACGACTTGTTAGAGTCATTctgattctctttttttttgttgccaTTTCTCTAATGTGCTTCTGTCTGTCCTTAATATGTCCCAACCTAAACAGCCTCAACAACTGGATGATGTAATAAAAATTCCCAAGGAAACAATCGAAATATTCAAAAATCAGGTGTTTGGGTTTGATACTTTTTTTGTGACAAGCCAAGATCCTTACGAGGTGCGTTCCTATCtttcctttattttttcttttttcacatGCACAAAAGTCTAGTTGCACAATGATGGGGTCATGCTTTTTCTGCTAGGGCGGAGTGTTGTTCAAGGGAAACCTGCGAGGGCAAGCTTCTAAAAGTTATGATAAGATTTCAAAGAGATTGCAAGTACGTCATATTTCTGTTTCGTTTGTAAGTAAATTCGTGAGTTATTCCATATTAAAATAACGTCCGAACTAGAGTTCTGCATGAATTTTGTTGTAGGATAAATTTGGAGATGAATATAGGCTTTTCCTTCTAGTCAATCCTGAGGATGATAAGCCGGTGGCCGTTGTTGTGCCAAGAACTACCTTACAACCAGAGACAACTGGTACTTATTTAACTCCCTCAAAATTGTGCATCATGGTGTTCTTTTTGTGTTTAAAAATAGTTATGCTCATGATTGTACTTAtgctatttcttatctttttagcTGTACCTGAGTGGTTTGCTGCTGGATCTTTTGGACTGGTCACATTGTTTACCTTGCTACTTCGCAATGTCCCAGATTTGCAATCCAATCTACTGTGAGAATTTTTCTCGTACCTTTTCACTCCACATTCCATTATCTCTTAGATGAAGTGTATTGCCCCACAAGACTGTCatgaaattttgttttttgtACTGATCTATCTTCATGTTCTCTTTCCTTCAAATAACATATTGAGCATAGTCCGGGCAAATACCTTATTCAGCAACACAAATATTGATCTTCTAGGCTGTATATTTAATAGAATGTTCTCAATATATGCTTTAGCTATTAATAATGAATTCTGTTCTATTAATAATGAATTCTTTACTCTGGTTGACTAATATTGTTTCATATCATAGATGCATTTTGATGTTTCAccaaaatattattattgatattCCAGATCAACTTATGACAATCTGAACTTGTTAAAGGATGGCATACCTGGAGCCCTAGTTACTGCACTTGTTCTGGGGGTTCATGAACTTGGTCACTTTCTAGTTGCCCAAAACACTGGAGTTAAGCTTGGGATCCCGTACTTTATTCCTAGCTGGCAGGTtgtatgataaaaataataatattctaaTACCAACTGTGTGAGTGTGcgtgttttttataaatatattttatttcttcaATTAAATCACATAATATAAATCCAGTACCTCATGCTTTCCATCTAGTATGTATCATGTAAATTTAAAGTTCCTAAATGAAAATTCAGAGGATGCAACTTTGAGCAGCAACTGAGAAAGAAGCAATTTATATGGTGCTTTTTTCACAATATTACTTATGATTGATCTTTATACCAAAGAGATTGAGTATATTGTCATCTGGGAATTGCTTGTGTTGCTTTCCCGTTAAACTCAAATCTTAGCTTCTGAATTGCGTGACTATCATGGACTTTAGGGATGGAATTAAACTTTTCTCCTCATGCTAACTAATTTGATAAGTTATGGAATGTTTTTAAGATTCAAATGGACTCCATATGGTGATGTGTACAAATTTGATATTTAGTATTGATCTTTTGTTTTTTGGTTGTTGATATGTACTATTTCTGAAGTGTTACTATAACAGAAATTTTGATGCCTAATTTGGTGGCAGATAGGCTCTTTTGGTTCAATTACAAGGATAAGAAGCATAGTATCTAATCGCGAAGATTTGCTCAAGATTGCAGCTGCTGGACCAATAGCTGGATTTACACTTGGCCTTGTGCTTCTGCTTATAGGTTTTGTTATACCCCCAAGCGACGGtattggtgttgttgttgatgcTTCTGTGTTTCACGAGTCATTTCTTGCTGGCGGCATTGGTAAGCTATATCCTTTAGATGTAAATTTAAGCTTGCATTCATTTGTGGtttcatcataaacatcatattaATCTATATTAGCAAAATTATGTTATTCCCATAAATGTGGAGTTTGCAAACCAATCTTTTGttttaaagcaaaacaaaatTAATGCATTTCATTAGAAATAAACTGAACAATACAGTGTGAATCACGATAAAAGACTCAGGAACTAGTCATGAACGGAGTCACTCTTGCAAGAGAGTTAGCAATCTAATTCGCTTGTTTTCTACCTGTTGGAATTTCCTCCTTAATTGAGGATCCGCCCCTAGTCGCCTTAATTGCGGCACTTTGGCTTACCTTAATTGCAGCCTCCAACATCTTCATTGTGTTGGGTTTGAAGTGGTGGAtttagtctcacattgcttagtgATATGACCTGTGTTGTATTTATAAGTgggacaatcctcaccctacaagccggttttgtagggatgagtttgGCCCAATCCAAATTCTAAGATGGTGTCAGAGCCTATCCTATATCCAATGTTGGACTTCCCGTATGGAATTTCCACCTTAATTGCAGTCCGCCCCTAGTTGCCTTAATTGCAGCCCCAAATTCTAATACTACCAAATCTCAGAGGCTTGGACTAGATAGATGAAGGGATTTATATTCCTCAAGTAATACAAATCAAAACCATTAAATTAGATAttgaataaaaaatggaaaacaaaattttcttttaacagaTTGGACTGGTTCTCAACTTAAGTCTATATTTATGAAAATGATCCAATCTGAAATCAGATCAAATTTATAAAACTACTGTACTAGTTATCGTTATACTTGATAAGATGTCAATAGTTATTGTCATTAAAAAAGACATGTCATTAACAAAATCACTAATATTACACAAGAAACTAGGATAATTTGCAATTCAGAAACATCCTTACTGCATGATATATCACAATATTTTATTTGCTGCCTCATTAATTTATTTGGTGACTTTTTTGCTTACTGTTTTAGCAAAACTGCTTCTTGGCAACGTTCTCAAGGAAGGAACTCCAATTTCTGTGAACCCTCTTGTGATTTGGGCTTGGGCAGGACTCCTTATCAATGCCATCAACAGTATTCCTGCCGGAGAGCTTGATGGAGGGAGAATTTCTTTTGCCTTATGGGGAAGAAAGGTATCACATTACATTTAGCAAGTGAACATTTTAAATGCGAAATTAACTTGGTTTAgcattatattaaataaattcaaagatTCTAACAAGTTGATTCAATTTCACAGACTTCAATTCGATTCACAGGATTTTCAATTGTGTTGCTTGGACTGTCATCACTCCTTAATGATGTAGCATTCTACTGGGTAGTTCTTATATTCTTCTTGCAAAGAGGTCCAATTGCTCCTCTATCTGATGAAATAAGTGAACCTGATGAAAAGTACGTTGCTCTTGGAGTAACAGTTTTGCTCTTAGGCTTGTTAGTTTGCTTGCCATATCCTTTCCCTTTTATAGACGAAACCCTCGCAACTTTCTAGAAACTATGGCAGCATCACTGTAGAGGTTAGGGCTGCTAGTGTATGAATTTTATTTAAAGCCAAAATTCAAGGCTGCAAACGTCCCAGTTTTGTAATTTATAATTCTTTACAAActcacaattttattttaataccaATTTCCTGTTGTTCAGTGTGTGGCTTAGAACctgaaaattattattttttgaaagcaaatatataatataataagtaCAAGGGATAATGAAAACTTATTACAAAAACATGATTCCATACACTTTAAAAACAATCCAGTGAGTTAGTCCACCAATTTAGAAAAACTAAGCTCAATTTTTTGTTCCTACATTCCCCACTAATGACCTTTGACCAAGAGACCGAGAATTATGGCTAGATCTTCATAAAAAATTGGCCTAGTTAGTAAAATTATTTGTTTCAATTTGAAAATAATAAGgaaaaaatactttaaaatatgagaaaatatttTAGGATGAGTAGACATTGCTGTTGGAATATttcattaaataatttattaaattattatattccACATGACCAATAGATTAGATATAGTCCCTTTtccttaaattattatatttcagATGTAGGGGTGTTTGCGGTGCAGTTTggacggttttgacgaaaaaaatcatccgaaccgcaagagaaaaaatagtgcggtttggtttggttcggttgccTTTTAAAAACaatccgaaccgaaccaaaccaaacttatgcggtttggtttggttcggttggttcggttttttacaaatattttattgagccatatgacaacatgattttgtatttagacattcatacactatcaaataacaacaaaactcatcgtattttgacaataattttccatttaatatataaaaattaaattagacaaaagtggaatattaaacataaggctaatgtataataggtttaagtttggattggatgtgagttaagtaaaatttaggttgtaacataatgcggtttgattcggtttacaaaatacaaaccgcaaaccgaaccgaaccgtgcggttttgttaaaaaatgacccaaactaatccgaaccacatgcagttttttgcggttttggtttggtttggtttagtttgcggttttctattgggttggtttggttttgatcacccctattcAGATGGAATACTTTCATTCTCCGCGTCAATAAGGCCTTTCTCTAATATCTCTCATACGTCATGTGCGCCAAGGAGAGTCACCATTCTTAGACTCCAATTCTCGTagtttttctttgtgagcattgAGACTTGGAAAAGTTTTAGAGAATCTTCAAACTCTAGTACTATTTTGTTGGAAGGAAGTTTTGGGTAGGTGGAGAGAGTGTTTAAGTATTTGGGAGAGGATATGAAATTTTTGTAAATGGGAAGACTACCTGTATTATTGAGCGTTTATAATTTTTGGTTTGATGCAAACTCAAGTACAACACCTCTATTTATACTAGTGACATTCTTTAAATCAACTACTAGGATTTTGTCACCACAAACTTAATTTAATTGCTATAAATTACTCTCTAAAATTTTCTATACTATTCTACAAAAATTCTTATCTTCTAGAGAGCTCCATAGATCTCTCTAAAATAGACTTCTAAAAGTTGAACCTACTACGATACAAATTTGAGCTtaaaattcctaaggcaaaagAACTAACAAATCTAAAATATGTTGGAATTAAACTCAAAATATTGAGTAATTCCAAAttaatcttgatgaacaagattcaaTCAACCCGATCGAAATCTCTTGTTCCTCACTCTTCGCTTGAGTGATTCAACCAACCTTGATTGCAAGATAATTTTGCGCAACAATTTTaatggaagaagaaaagaaaagtatGAATTTGGtaagaaagagattttgggtttgaACAAAGGAAGAAGAGTTGTAAATTCTGCAGAGTAAATTTTTTGCTCTTTATTATGCCAACTGCAATATTATTCACAAAAATTAGGGGAACCCCCTAATTATAGTTGAGCTTGCTTGCTCTCTAAGCCAAATCCCAAAATATAAAGCCTAAAATAACAGAAAAAATAAACCTAAGTTGAAAATTCTGTCGAGCAATCTGCTTTGATGTTTCGACAACACTAGGTGTTTCAACAACAACATGCTTCGAAACCATGAATAAAAATCTCAACTCACCACCTAATTAATTGTGTCTAATCTatctatattatttatatatcttAATTTCTTGAACACTTCAATTTGCACTCCTTTCGTCATGTTGTCTGTAATATGATTATCAGTTCTGCAATGTTCCAAGTTCATCTTCCCATCTTCTACatgctctcgaagataatggaacctcattttGATGTGCTTGCTTCGTCCATGTGCTATCGGATTCTTCACCAAATTGACAGCTGACatgctgtcgatcttcatggtaattgctccatgatccaTCCCTGTAATCTCCTTGATCAAATttaccatccatgttgcttgacaaaCACATAAAGAAGCAGCTATGTATTGCTTCACACGACGATAGTGCCACTATTGCTTCTTTTCttgaactccaagcaactggtgtaccacctagcataaacacataaccgGCTGCGCTTCTTTCTAGAaaagagttcttgaaagatattaaaaagagaaaattggatTGGACACTATCCTTAGTTAACAAAGATactctaatgataaaagtggacaTGGTTATcgtaaatttgataaaccaagtaCTAGTCAAAATATCTTTGTTAAGGCTAATGACCAATCTAACAAAGAGAAAGTGAATAAAGAACAAAAAGTTCATCATCATCTTAAGAAGagatttcctaaaaagaaatattaagtttctagatatagaagtaac includes these proteins:
- the LOC131621005 gene encoding probable zinc metalloprotease EGY2, chloroplastic isoform X1 is translated as MNLSLPSPSTFRGSLVAPLSHCTSCFQFNLRFHRSNRFRNSRWSSGKLSRTGRRRIVCSVTESDGDNKEEKEVHKNEETQSVEDSVEQSKPPPIDGEQLNKFSDGNTEQNDTQNMDNIKVASGSPLPGVKPQQLDDVIKIPKETIEIFKNQVFGFDTFFVTSQDPYEGGVLFKGNLRGQASKSYDKISKRLQDKFGDEYRLFLLVNPEDDKPVAVVVPRTTLQPETTAVPEWFAAGSFGLVTLFTLLLRNVPDLQSNLLSTYDNLNLLKDGIPGALVTALVLGVHELGHFLVAQNTGVKLGIPYFIPSWQIGSFGSITRIRSIVSNREDLLKIAAAGPIAGFTLGLVLLLIGFVIPPSDGIGVVVDASVFHESFLAGGIAKLLLGNVLKEGTPISVNPLVIWAWAGLLINAINSIPAGELDGGRISFALWGRKTSIRFTGFSIVLLGLSSLLNDVAFYWVVLIFFLQRGPIAPLSDEISEPDEKYVALGVTVLLLGLLVCLPYPFPFIDETLATF
- the LOC131621005 gene encoding probable zinc metalloprotease EGY2, chloroplastic isoform X2 yields the protein MDNIKVASGSPLPGVKPQQLDDVIKIPKETIEIFKNQVFGFDTFFVTSQDPYEGGVLFKGNLRGQASKSYDKISKRLQDKFGDEYRLFLLVNPEDDKPVAVVVPRTTLQPETTAVPEWFAAGSFGLVTLFTLLLRNVPDLQSNLLSTYDNLNLLKDGIPGALVTALVLGVHELGHFLVAQNTGVKLGIPYFIPSWQIGSFGSITRIRSIVSNREDLLKIAAAGPIAGFTLGLVLLLIGFVIPPSDGIGVVVDASVFHESFLAGGIAKLLLGNVLKEGTPISVNPLVIWAWAGLLINAINSIPAGELDGGRISFALWGRKTSIRFTGFSIVLLGLSSLLNDVAFYWVVLIFFLQRGPIAPLSDEISEPDEKYVALGVTVLLLGLLVCLPYPFPFIDETLATF